From a single Planctellipticum variicoloris genomic region:
- a CDS encoding ABC transporter permease produces MKLLALVFGNIFRNPVRTVLTSLGTMVLVLVVTLVFTVLATLDQATTEKSRNLKAIVTERWQIPSQMPYAYAATLTEGAPANEGDYHVPPDDSMTWGFFFGSTEKEPNKRTMDNSLFAFVIEPPKLRTMMDELDSLSDTDAKPLTDAIEKMQSSRQGIIVGVDLLKKLGARVGDRITLYGRNYRDITFEVEIAGVFPEIVSRYRSSAALNREYFNATMDAYAAANGGKAHPQAGKTLNLVWLRLPDREIFQKVANQILTSPSYTDPAVKCETASSGVATFLEAYRDLIWGVRWLLAPACVFTLALVISNAISISVRERQIEFAVLKVLGFRPNQILVMVMLEALLIGLPSGLLSAGATYGLINWYFGGLNFPIAFFPRFMVPAAAWWWGAAMGAGTAFVGSMIPAWNARRVKVSEVFSRVA; encoded by the coding sequence ATGAAACTTCTGGCTCTCGTTTTCGGCAACATTTTCCGGAATCCGGTGCGGACCGTGCTGACCTCGCTGGGGACGATGGTGCTCGTCCTGGTGGTAACGCTGGTCTTCACCGTCCTCGCCACGCTCGACCAGGCGACGACGGAAAAGTCCCGAAACCTCAAGGCGATCGTAACCGAGCGCTGGCAGATCCCCAGCCAGATGCCTTACGCCTACGCGGCGACGCTGACCGAGGGCGCACCGGCCAATGAGGGGGACTATCACGTCCCGCCCGACGACTCGATGACCTGGGGATTCTTTTTCGGTTCGACCGAGAAGGAACCGAACAAACGGACCATGGACAACAGCCTGTTCGCCTTTGTGATCGAGCCGCCCAAGTTGCGGACGATGATGGACGAGCTCGACTCCCTTTCCGACACGGATGCAAAGCCGCTGACGGACGCCATTGAAAAGATGCAGTCCTCCCGGCAAGGGATCATCGTTGGTGTCGACCTGCTGAAGAAGCTCGGCGCCCGCGTCGGCGACCGGATCACGCTCTACGGACGCAATTACCGCGACATTACGTTCGAAGTCGAGATCGCCGGCGTGTTTCCCGAAATCGTCTCCCGATACCGCTCCAGCGCGGCGCTCAATCGGGAGTACTTTAACGCGACGATGGATGCCTACGCTGCTGCGAACGGCGGCAAAGCTCACCCGCAGGCCGGCAAGACGCTGAATCTCGTCTGGCTTCGGCTGCCCGACCGGGAGATCTTTCAGAAAGTCGCCAATCAGATCCTGACCTCGCCGAGCTACACCGATCCCGCAGTCAAGTGCGAAACGGCCTCGTCGGGGGTGGCGACGTTCCTGGAAGCCTACCGGGACCTGATCTGGGGCGTCCGCTGGCTGCTGGCACCCGCCTGCGTCTTCACGCTGGCGCTGGTCATTTCGAATGCCATCAGCATCAGTGTCCGCGAGCGGCAGATCGAGTTCGCCGTGCTGAAAGTTCTCGGCTTCCGTCCGAACCAGATTCTGGTGATGGTCATGCTGGAGGCCCTGCTGATCGGACTGCCGTCCGGACTGTTGAGCGCGGGCGCGACATACGGCCTGATCAACTGGTATTTTGGCGGGCTCAACTTTCCGATCGCCTTTTTTCCCCGCTTCATGGTGCCGGCCGCGGCCTGGTGGTGGGGGGCTGCGATGGGAGCCGGGACCGCGTTCGTCGGCAGCATGATTCCCGCCTGGAACGCCCGACGGGTTAAAGTGTCGGAAGTCTTTTCCCGCGTCGCCTGA
- a CDS encoding ABC transporter permease translates to MFELQCLAAAPWALNSWQAAIPFVVTFAAIGLLLAMGRVPLSYNVLNVVVRWRTSLMTALAFTLVIGLLTVMLAFVNGMYSLTESSGQPGNVVILAEGATDEAFSNLGMADVSDLERQPGVLTDGNRPMSSRETYLSVNQLIENPLPGRPGRRFLQIRGIEDPAMSARVHGLELEPGSQWFPDSGVEELPGTGGQTAVAVVLGAGIARELGADRSPEMLAKAASKTHLAVGETFVVGDRTWIVAGLLKYSGATFDSEIWGKQSLIGETFGKPSYTSVIVRTAGPDEAAELARYYREDYEKAAVAAQVETEYYKSLSSTNLQFLIAILVVTGIMSLGGIFGVMNTMFAAISQRTKDIGVLRLLGYRRRQILISFLLESLVLAVIGGLLGCAVGCLSDGWQANSVVSGGQGGGKFVTLRLTVDASVLAVGMFLSAMMGFFGGLIPALSAMRLTALEALR, encoded by the coding sequence ATGTTCGAACTGCAGTGTCTGGCGGCAGCACCCTGGGCATTAAACTCCTGGCAGGCGGCGATTCCGTTCGTGGTGACTTTCGCCGCGATCGGGTTGCTGCTTGCGATGGGCCGCGTACCGCTGAGCTACAACGTGCTGAACGTCGTCGTCCGATGGCGGACGTCCCTGATGACGGCCCTCGCGTTCACGCTGGTCATCGGCCTGCTGACGGTCATGCTCGCCTTCGTCAACGGGATGTACTCGCTCACAGAATCGAGCGGTCAACCGGGTAACGTGGTGATTCTCGCCGAAGGAGCAACCGACGAAGCCTTCAGTAATCTCGGTATGGCCGATGTTTCCGACCTCGAGCGCCAGCCAGGCGTGCTGACGGATGGCAACCGACCCATGTCCAGCCGGGAGACCTATCTCAGTGTCAACCAGCTCATCGAAAATCCGCTGCCGGGCCGGCCCGGGCGCAGGTTCCTGCAGATCCGCGGCATCGAAGACCCCGCGATGTCCGCCCGCGTGCATGGGCTCGAACTCGAACCCGGCAGTCAGTGGTTTCCGGATTCGGGCGTCGAAGAGCTTCCTGGGACCGGCGGTCAGACAGCAGTCGCGGTTGTGCTGGGGGCCGGCATCGCTCGGGAACTGGGCGCCGATCGCAGTCCGGAGATGCTCGCCAAAGCCGCCAGCAAGACCCACCTCGCCGTCGGAGAAACGTTCGTCGTCGGCGACCGGACGTGGATTGTGGCGGGACTGCTCAAGTACTCCGGCGCGACTTTCGATTCTGAGATCTGGGGTAAGCAGTCGCTGATCGGTGAAACGTTTGGAAAACCCAGTTACACCTCGGTCATTGTCCGGACGGCGGGTCCGGATGAAGCCGCGGAACTGGCCCGCTATTATCGCGAAGATTACGAGAAGGCCGCCGTCGCCGCCCAGGTCGAAACCGAGTACTACAAGAGCCTCTCCAGCACCAATCTGCAGTTCCTGATCGCCATTCTGGTGGTGACCGGGATCATGTCGCTGGGAGGGATTTTCGGCGTGATGAACACGATGTTCGCGGCGATCAGCCAGCGGACGAAAGACATTGGAGTTCTCCGTCTGCTGGGCTATCGCCGGAGACAGATTCTGATTTCGTTCCTGCTCGAATCTCTGGTTCTAGCGGTGATTGGCGGCCTGCTCGGCTGCGCCGTCGGCTGCCTGTCGGATGGCTGGCAGGCCAACAGCGTCGTCAGCGGCGGGCAGGGGGGCGGCAAATTCGTCACGCTCCGCCTGACGGTCGATGCCAGCGTGCTCGCGGTCGGAATGTTCCTGAGCGCGATGATGGGTTTCTTTGGGGGGCTGATTCCCGCTTTGAGCGCTATGCGTCTGACCGCCCTGGAAGCTCTTCGCTGA
- the speB gene encoding agmatinase → MTSQPVFAAQPYAGIATFARAPYRPEPVPVDVAILGVPYDSSTSYRSGTRFGPRSIREQSLLLWGYNNALQVKPLEVLRVVDAGDVDVVPPSIVDTHRAIDNHIRRWLDVGAQVIAVGGDHSLSLPALRAQAAKHGPVALIHFDAHPDTWDSEYPNQKYSHGTPFIRAIEEGLVDAAAYVQLGIRGPTAGPSDYEDALRLGAKMITLDDFRRIGLEASIRTLRETVGDRPVYVTLDIDCVDPAFAPGTGTPEVGGLTSWEILQLVRGLAGLKLVGGDVVEVSPPYDHAGITAILAANLVFELLSLLALQRQST, encoded by the coding sequence ATGACTTCTCAACCTGTCTTCGCGGCTCAGCCGTATGCCGGCATTGCCACGTTCGCCCGGGCTCCGTATCGGCCGGAGCCAGTTCCGGTCGATGTCGCGATTCTCGGCGTCCCCTACGACAGCTCGACCTCGTACCGCAGCGGGACGCGGTTCGGGCCGCGGTCGATCCGGGAGCAGTCGCTGCTCCTGTGGGGTTACAACAACGCCCTGCAGGTCAAGCCGCTGGAGGTGTTGCGCGTCGTCGACGCCGGCGACGTGGATGTCGTACCTCCCAGCATCGTCGATACGCATCGGGCGATCGACAATCACATCCGGCGCTGGCTGGATGTCGGGGCGCAGGTCATTGCTGTGGGGGGCGATCACTCGCTGTCTCTGCCGGCGTTGCGGGCGCAGGCCGCGAAGCACGGCCCGGTCGCGTTGATCCACTTCGACGCCCACCCCGACACCTGGGACTCCGAATACCCCAACCAGAAGTACAGCCACGGCACGCCGTTCATCCGCGCGATCGAAGAGGGGCTGGTCGACGCGGCTGCCTATGTCCAGCTTGGCATTCGCGGTCCAACAGCCGGTCCCAGCGACTACGAGGATGCGCTTCGCCTGGGGGCTAAGATGATCACGCTCGACGATTTCCGCCGGATCGGACTCGAAGCGTCGATCCGGACGCTGCGCGAGACGGTCGGCGACCGGCCGGTGTATGTCACGCTCGATATCGACTGCGTCGACCCGGCCTTCGCACCCGGCACCGGCACCCCGGAAGTTGGCGGGCTGACGAGCTGGGAGATCCTGCAGCTCGTCCGGGGTCTGGCAGGGCTCAAACTGGTCGGCGGAGACGTCGTCGAAGTTTCGCCGCCGTACGATCACGCCGGGATCACGGCGATTCTCGCGGCGAACCTGGTGTTCGAGCTGCTGTCGCTGCTGGCTTTGCAGCGCCAGTCGACGTAG